The sequence ctacaagggcacaaataaacaatattcccgaaaaaagtcatgtcattatcattattatcaataaacaacttaacaaggccaaatgatatcaagaatgcgaggtttaataatacaagctaagtgaacaacgaattcaaagtcacttcaaatcatcatgtaagtgttgatttaaaaaatcaactcagtccagtgaacttatttaaaattaccgaaaaaatgcttaaaatcgtctataaataatgggcatatcacaaaattaaccttaaagatgtctatgctggtaacataatcatcacaaagttaacccaaatctgagttttgactgctaatttctttcattatttagttttcgctcggcgaccattcgtcgactgaaaaaactgcagttcaaatgcggagtttcgcaaatgaatggttttcccacgtcaacacatggcttactctaaggccccgtccacacgtatccggatatttttgaatccggaactttttctttccggatacggctattgtcacacgcatacggcgaattcgcaagcaaatccggaaatttttgaatccgctctctagagtggaaatttttgaatccggtaacatttcggatacgtgtggacggtcgaatccggatattttctgatacgatgacgtcacaaaattggcgcaattgtttacctcgcaaatttaaatacggccgccgaccgaaggcaaagagcttctgtgctccttgagcttatttccagtgttttagcttgtatgcagcaaaatgtcgctctcctaaatgctgaaataagttatgccagaaggcggttagacatctgcaagctatttacattatctaccggacaaaacggccggcagaaacaacttaaacgagtgggaaagcaatgccgtcctcgacgatactgggttagacctggacgaaccagtgcctggtgggacaattttgtcagtcctcagtgaatccggagtgaatccggatacgtgtggacgggcgaattcgatatgaatacgctgtgatcacataacgtgtggacgcggatattttcgtatccggaaagaaaaagttgcggattcaaaaatatccggatacgtgtggacgggtcctaattggttaaaatccgccggatgatgaagcaagaaccaatcagctgtagggctgataatgcattagcagcccgctgtcagtcatttgcggcccgctgagcgtgtgttttgaagaggccgattttctatttggccgcgtatattgataataatagaCATTGATTCCATTTTTCCATCTCTCatctttttttgttgacgtgATTCTATATTAACAGGAATTCTCGTTGTACCGGGAGAAGGCTGGTTTGATCAAGATAAAGTATTCAAACTTACAATACCCAGGGCTATTCATACTGGACCCGTGCACCGACCCGTATTTGCTATTCATTCGGGATCGGGAGTATGCGCAGGCTAATTCATTTGTGGCAGTGTTTATGGTTGATTTCGCTCCGTTTCCAGCGGTGTTGATGAATTGtcaattaatattaaattttttcttgGTGACAAATGTGCCCCTGCAGCATCCATCAGTTCTGACGATGGGTCGTTTGCATGTTCTTTCTCACGTTCAGAGGTTTTCGGTTGTTTTCCTTACCGATACTTGATATCCAACTGGCTGAATGAAGCCCATTTTTACCTTATATCTGATGTCTTAATTTTACTTACCTTTGTTGTAGAGTAGAATATTAAGCGCTTGATATCTCCATATCGATTGGCTCCCGTATTTCTTGTTGTATTTTCTTTCATACGGGAGTGAGACTGGGCCCTTATGATTCTGCAGATCACAGCAAAAATAGTACAATGATGATGTTCAAACGTCGCCCAGCCAATTGTCTGAAATACTCAGTATCAGAAAATTAAGGTTGCGTTCTAAAAGGCAACACATTGGTGGCATGTTGTGGTTTAACCGAGGGGTATTACCACAATTAGGATCATCTCCTGACTGTCACGCAAAGACATCTATATTCCACGAAAATACTGCGAATTCGACGCTATGTAATTATAGTTGCGAAAACTAGAGGTTGAAAGTAAGGTAAAATATTCTTTATGAATAATAGCTTTACTACATATACTCAAAAGAGTCTCGTATGAATAGCAAATACAAGTCGGCGTACGAGTCCCGTGCGAGTAGCCACTGGGTTTAAAATAACCTTCTACCGGTTCCAGCTTTAAAAATCTTAACTTCTTACAACAGTAAACCGATTAGATCGGTTGTTTGATCCGACGTACATCAGCGGAATTGTTCATGTTGAATCTTTGAAGTTTTACCATAGAAACGGAGTAAAAGATATCACTAAAACTTACGATAAAAGCAGCGTAACTTACCTAAATCCCGTTTACTTTCCTGCAGTTTTTGTTTGCACAAGTTTTTGCACAAACAGTAACTCTTTGAGCAAACAAAACTATTCTAAGGATAGCAGAATCTAAACAAGCCttgaaatctgattggttgttttgttttagtgaTTCTTTCTCATTGGCTGCGGAAAAGGTGCAATTTAAAGTACAAAATAGTAGATTTTGGGAAAATCCCGCCAAGCTGAGAGCCAATCATGatcagattgcaaggatcacTGGTAATTCCTAAAAGGATTTAATAAAAGTTTTTATCTCTCAAAACAAGGTTTCAAAAAATTGATTCTCTCCTTATGTTACACTGCTTTTGCCCTAATCTTGGCGCGATtgtaaacaaagacaacatCCTTTACAAATGCTCGGAACAAATCCCTGTCACGGTTAACATAACGCCAAATGATTTCCGCCAAATAAGATTAATATTCTTATTTTCTGTCTTGCATCGGTTGGCTgacttttaatattttaatattacgCTTGAGTCAACATttcattaataaataataaatagcaGTCACTTAAAACTTCTCTCACATATATTACTCACTTTGTACCGAATACCTTCTTCTCTGGCTTATATTACTCACTGCTCACCGTGTAGGTAGCAATTAAGGCGACTTACGATAAAGCAGCTCAACTTACCTTAATGCCCTTTGTTTTTCTGCAGTACATttttatacataaattttaTGCTTTGGTAAGGTTTTCGTACATGCCCTAACAGGCTCCTAAACGATGCAAACATCTTTGTTGTATCAAGGTCTTATGTACCCGATATTTGCATTACATTATGACAAGCTAGTCAACGAAGTTTACGGTCCGGACCTACCAAGCGAGAAGTTCCAAAATCGCCCGGTTTGCTCTCAAGCAGTACGTATCGGACACTGCTGAAAACGGTCCACCGACGCCCTGGACAGAGCAACTAAGTACAAAATCTCAATAAACTAGCAAATATCGACCCCCAGGCAGCAAAAAAGCCGTCGCTGTCTGAACGACCCATCAAGACTACAAAGCCGGAGAGCCTTAGTATAGCACCGGCCACCATCTTCTATTACTAAAAGTTACCTTTCGAAGAACTCAAGACTACCTACTCTATGTATAAAAACACAACAGCCTCAAGACTTCAACACCAGTTCAATGCTGGATCCATAAACGTTAGAACTGAACCTGCGATGCTAAATGCGAAGAAGTGATTGCCCGCGAAGCTGACCGCGCAAATCTCACCATCTGCGGCCTACAAGAGACCCGACGACTGAAGAAAGGCGAGGTCATCCTCAACATCCCTGGGAAGAAATCTCAATATATCTTCCACTGGTCTGGATTTGAAGGAAAAAGGGAGTACGGTGTTGGCCTACTCATAAGAAAGTCACCATTTATACAAGTCGAGAACGTCAACTACCACGGCCCTACGCACATCTCGGCATCGATTGTAATCAAAGGGTGCAAGGTTTTCGTCATCTCAGCCTACGCCCCTACGGAAACGGCCACCGCGTCGGCAAAATCAGCATTCTACTGCGAACTGAATAAGATCATAAAATCAAGACCCCAAAACTCGCAGCTAATCGCACGGTAGGCGACTTCAATGCCACCGCTCAAGCAGCCTCCTCCTACACCTGCTTCCGCGGCTCTACCTACGTCACCGGTGACGACCGAAAATCAAACGAAAACGGCGAAAAGCTCCTAGACTTCTGCCGCAAACACGACCTATCGATCCTAAATAGCTGGTTCGATCAGAAGACCCCCTCCAGGAGGAACACATGGTATTCCAACGATGGGAAAACCCGCAAGTGTATCGACTTCATTATCTCGAACTCGCAGATGAAAAGCTGGTGCATAAATTGCAGGGTGAAATCGTCGTTCGACTTCGACAGTGACCATCGACTAGTCGTCGCGACATTCAGAACTCCTATCCGAAAAATCGACCGATTTCGACCACGGTCCGACaacaaaaataccaaaaaggcTCCAAAGGACCCCCTGAAACACCGTGAGGTGAAAAGACTTCAAGATCCCATAACTTTGGAGTGCTACTGCTCTGAAGTTTCGAAAAATCTGACAAAATCTCCGGCCGATATGACCCTGGACCGAAGATGCGAGCGAATTATCGATTCTCTCCGCTCCGCTGCCACCGAAGTCCTCGATGAGGTACCTAAAGAAGTCCGAAAAGTCCCTTGGAATGCCGACCCTGAGCTGcaaaaactgctaaaaaaaCGCGAAAAACCATCTCGGAAATCACAAGGCTACAAATCACTTTCTAAATCCATCAAAAAACGCATAAAAGACCTCCGAAATCAATTCTACAGCTCCGAAGCTGATGCCATAAACAAATTTGCCATCCAGAGAGACATAGAAAAAATGTTCCGACGTGCCAACGAGCAAGCATCCACTCTCAAGAAAGCTGCATCAAAAGGCTGCGAAACCTCAAAACTCCGCGACCACTTTAAATCCCATTTCAATCCCACCTATGATAACGACACCCAACCCCCTGAACTCTTCGAAAACCCTCCCCTATTCGTCGGAAACCTTCTCGTAATCACCTCTGCTATCCAAGTTGACACCTCAGTCCCCACCATAGACGAGCTCAGAAAGATCATCCTCTCGTTGAAAACGGTAAAGTCGCCTCCGACCTACCACCAGAACTCCTAAAATACGCCGCCTACTCAGACGAGTTTCTCAACGAAGTCTACGTAGTGATGGCCGAGATCTGCACGAACCGTCGGCTTCCAGCCGACTGGGGTATCTCGAGGATTACCACGCTGTGGAAAACTAAGGGTAAAAAGAGCGACCCTTCGAAGTACCGCGGGTTGTCGATATCGTCGGCGACCTCTAAACTATGCATGTCGATAATTTTAGCGAGGGAGAAAAGTTGGTGTGAAGCGCAATTATGCGAGGAACAGCAAGGTTTTAGACAAGGGAAGGGCACCCAAGATGCGATTTATACGATCAAGAGGCTTTAGCAGATTGCCATGAAGCGCAAGAAACGCATCTATATACGCGTGTTTTATCGACTTGACGGCGGCGTTTGACAAAATCATGCGAACGTGGCTCTTCCAATCGATGTACATAGGCATGAACCCTGGCCAAGATGGGAAAATCGACTCGAATTTCCAGATCATAGAAGAACTCTACAAAAAGACCACTGCTTACATGACTGATGACCCCGATAAGAAGGAGTTTGATGTCGGTGCGGGGGTCAGGCAGGGAGGGTGCGAATCACCAAGCCTTTACAACTTGTATATGGACTTCGTAATGAGAGTCTTCAAAGTCGAACTAGAGAAAGCGGGTATCAAAGGTGTAGCGATGAAATTCAGGATTCCAATTCACGGTACAAACCGCTCCACGAGGGCGAAATACCGTAGCAGTGGCGTAACCCAAGCACTTGTGGGTTGGGTTTGCAGATGATACAACTCTGTTTTTTGAGTCTGCCGACGATATGCAAGCGGCTATGAACATCCTGGTCGACATTTTTGACCGATATCGACTGATACTCAACGAAGAGAAAACAGAAACGATGATTTTCGACCCTGATATCGATGCAGTCAGACTACCCAAAAAATCTCATCGAAATCAATGGATTCCAGATCAAAAATGTACAGAAATTCCGGTTTTTAGGCAGCCACATAAAGTTCAACGAGGTAAGCACTGGAGAGCACGAAATCAACATCCGATTAGAAGCTGCAAAATGCAAATTCGCTGAGTTGGAAAATCTACTCACCAATTTCAAGATCAAACTCAAAACACGTATGGTATTTTACAACGCCCACGTAAAAAGCCGCATGACCTACGCTTGTCAAACCTGGAATCTCAGCGTCAAGCTGAAACAAAAACTCGATTCCGCACACCACCAGTTTTTACGGCGTATGGTATGTAACGGATTTGCTCGCATCGACAGAGAAAAAGAGGATTTTCGGTTCAAGTTCACAAACGAGAAAATCCGCCAATTCTGCTCTACCACCACGCTCTTAGAATTCATCGAGCGCCAGCAGATCAAATTCGCAGCCCACATCTGTCGACAGCATAATAGCCGCCACACCAAGCAGCTCATGTTCAACGATGACAAGTACCACCGCGGTGGAAACTTCACCAAACCTCTACTCCAGCAAGCTGCCTCAAATGCAGTCCCCGATGCTTCCGAACCAGTAGTCGAGTTTGTGAAGCAATCGCGTCTTCGAAAATGGTGATTCGATGGTTACTAACTTAGCCATCCTGAATGTCTCCACACCAGGAGTCACAGTAGAAAGAATTGATTGATTGTCAAGGAACAATAGTGATAGCAATGGATGGCCTTGACTACAATGCCAGAGTCTATACCAAGGATCAAGAAACCTCTGCTTGATAATGAACAGCTATCGCTTGGGCTATTGGTAAGATTGGTTCTGAAAGACTGAACCACCATCTTATCAACAACGACCTACAAGAACCCCTGCAGGCAGCTTACAAGCCAGGTCATAGCACAGAAACTGCGTTGCTAAAAGTTCAAAATAACAGTCTCTGCAGCTGAGACAAAAAGAACTGTGTCATTCTTTTGGTATTGGATATGTTAGCTGCATTTGGTACACAGGGTTttcttttaagtttttaagtagccggagttttgtgaaaagtggacggttgtgggtccatctcctcgacatatttagactcgtgaagcaataAAAGTAGCCGGcaaaacctggcagagaagccggcaaGCTTCGCCGGCTGCTGGCTGTTATATACAACCCTGGATACAGTCTACCATTAAGTACTGCTTACAAGACTCAGCCGCCGTTTTGGAATCAGAGGAAAAGCACTGGCATGGTTCACGTCCTATCTTGAAACAGAAGCCAGTTTGTACGTGTCGTGAGCGATTCCTCGAACTATTCGTATCTTCCTCCCTGTGGCGTTCCCCTAGGATCCGTGCTTGGTCTTCTCCTGTACTTAACATAaatgaactttatttaagtgtcaaatcTACCTAGCGTTAAGGATACGctattggggacactgcaaattgaaattgacacaaatcaaatcttatcaaatgtaggtttttgaggagaggggaaaacctctaagagcagagaaccaagaaactcgtcccacatttgacgccgagtcTGGGAAAAAAACCGGGGCCACATTAGTGGAACGAATGCTCCTACCACTACGCTAACACTGCACCTTTGAGTGATGTTCTTAAACGTCATGTTATGTTATATCATTTCTACGCTGATGAAACCCAGATTTATGTGTCCTTTACCCGTCATGCCCTGCTGAACCCGAATATTTCAAGACTAAGGTGGAAACGTGATTCCTAgacaacctgacttcgagggttttctcagCGCACTCCGGTTTCCaccctcctcaaaatcgactcccagtcgAGTCcgtctggctgtggtgctgtgctccgaggtcATACATGGGTCGTCTTCAGGGACCGAGCGCCCAGCTCGCTCCACAGCTCCTTcgatccgacctcgttgagctgcgtccttcgcaattcagtctccgactgcgagaaagggcgatTAGCAGGTGTTAACAACCGCGACTGCACGGTATGAACCCAGCTTGCTTTAACAGCctttaaaattgaccaataatagcaagttcaccaacatgttacatctctagATCCACGAGTTTGGCCGTGG is a genomic window of Acropora muricata isolate sample 2 chromosome 8, ASM3666990v1, whole genome shotgun sequence containing:
- the LOC136926631 gene encoding uncharacterized protein; amino-acid sequence: MQSDYPKNLIEINGFQIKNVQKFRFLGSHIKFNEVSTGEHEINIRLEAAKCKFAELENLLTNFKIKLKTRMVFYNAHVKSRMTYACQTWNLSVKLKQKLDSAHHQFLRRMVCNGFARIDREKEDFRFKFTNEKIRQFCSTTTLLEFIERQQIKFAAHICRQHNSRHTKQLMFNDDKYHRGGNFTKPLLQQAASNAVPDASEPVVEFVKQSRLRKW